In the Candidatus Omnitrophota bacterium genome, CGATCTTTCGGGATGTGTCATGTATACCACTACAGAGCCGTGCCCGATGTGTTTCAGCGCCATACACTGGTCCGGGATAGGCCTCGTCATATTCGGCTCCAGGATAGCCGACGCGGCAAAGGCCGGGTTTAACGAGCTTTCCATATCCGCGAAAAAGATGAAAAAAGAGGGCGGGAGCAGAGTTAAAATATGCCCGGGTTTTCTTGCAAAGGATTGCGGGAAACTGTATAAAGAATGGGAAGCCCTGGAAAAAGGGAGGGCCGGCCTGATAGACCATAAATCTCCTTATTTCAAGTAAAATGCCGACAGCAAAACTGAATAATATATTCCTATATTACGAGATCTACGGCAAGGACCATCCGCTATTATTGATATCGGGCGTTAACTCGGATAACGCGAGCTGGTCCGGTGTGCGCGGAAAGCTGGCGAAGCATTTCCGCGTCATAACATTCGATAATCGCGCCTCCGGCAGGAGCGATGACCCTGGTAAAAAATTCACGATTCGCGACATGGCCGATGACGCGATAGGTCTCCTTGACCATTTGCGGATAAAGAAATGCCATTGTATTGGCCATTCGATGGGCGGTTACATCGCCCAGGAACTGGCTATAAATTATCCGGAGCGCGTCGAAAAACTTGTGCTCGAAGCCACCGCCCCTGTCTCATCGGCCCGCAATAATATGTTATTGAACGATTTTTTAAACCGCTTCGAAAAAGACCGCGATAACGAAGCGTTGATGCGGTCGTGGGCATACTGGTCGTTCTCTCCGAAAACATTCGAACGTAAAAGTTATATAGCGGCATTCGTAAAATACGCGTCGACTTATCCGTATTCGCAATCGGCCGAAGGGTTCAAAAGTCAGATAGGAGCCGTCGCTTTATTTGACGCGCGCGCCAGGATAAAAAATATTAAAGCCGGGACGCTTGTTGTTATCGGAAGCGACGACATACTCATTTACCCGGCAGAATCGATGAAGCTTGTAAAGGGTGTCAAAGGCAGCGTCCTTGAGAAAATAAAGGACGCCGGCCATTGCGCGCATGTTGAAAAACCCGATCTATTTGCGTCTGTGGTTACGCGATTCTTAAAAAAGTAGTTATTATAACAAGAATAATAGGGACAGCGACCATTTTTCACAAAATAAATAGTCGCTAACCCATTTTTGCAATGGTTATGACGCCGCGATGTACGATATGGGGATGTAATAGGTAGATGCAAAAAATTCGATACGAGATAGATCCTTACAACAGGCTGGTTCTCGACGCTCCCTCAGCGAAAAGCGACCTGCAGAAATTCCGGCAGGTCCTGGACGGCCGGTTCAAGATCGGCCGGAACAACAACCTCTCCTACCATATAAAGGCGCCGCTCGCCTGGCGCGGATGCCTGCCCAACCAGGTCACGCTGAAAGGCGAATGGTCGCTCTCGGACAGCCACGAACTGCGGCTTAC is a window encoding:
- a CDS encoding nucleoside deaminase; this encodes MKHRLNPEYMKLAVKAAQKSIKTLGGGPFGACVVKSGKVVAVAGNTVFKEDATCHAEVNAIRIASKKLKSYDLSGCVMYTTTEPCPMCFSAIHWSGIGLVIFGSRIADAAKAGFNELSISAKKMKKEGGSRVKICPGFLAKDCGKLYKEWEALEKGRAGLIDHKSPYFK
- a CDS encoding alpha/beta fold hydrolase; the encoded protein is MPTAKLNNIFLYYEIYGKDHPLLLISGVNSDNASWSGVRGKLAKHFRVITFDNRASGRSDDPGKKFTIRDMADDAIGLLDHLRIKKCHCIGHSMGGYIAQELAINYPERVEKLVLEATAPVSSARNNMLLNDFLNRFEKDRDNEALMRSWAYWSFSPKTFERKSYIAAFVKYASTYPYSQSAEGFKSQIGAVALFDARARIKNIKAGTLVVIGSDDILIYPAESMKLVKGVKGSVLEKIKDAGHCAHVEKPDLFASVVTRFLKK